The DNA window GCAGACGCGGGCGTTGTACGCGCAAGGGGCGCTGCCGGTTTATTTCTCACATACCTTGGGGGCGTTTCGGTCGTACCAGGAAAAGCACTTGCCCGTCCGCGTGCTGACCGAACACGATCTGGAAGATGCCGACCTGCAAGGGATACGCGTGCTGGTGCTGCCGAATGTGGCCTGCATGTCGTCGCGCGCCGCCGAGGTCGTGCGGCGTTTCGTCGCCAGCGGCGGTGGGCTTGTGGCGACATTCGAGACGTCGCTGTACGACGAGAATTATGAAAAGCGCGCGGACTTTGCCCTGGCCGATCTTTTCCGCGCTCAGTACCTATCGACCGACACGGTGAGCCAGCGCGTCGAGAATCTTTACCTTTCGCTGGCGGCGGACCATCCGATCGTCAATGATCCGCTAATCAAATCCAAGCAAAACACGGCCTGGCTCAATCCGGGCAATCCGCCGGATAAGGGGACGCTGGCCTTGATCGCGAGCGCTGCGGCGGTAAAGCCACTCGACGGCGGCGAAGTGCTGGCGACATACCGGGTGAACTTGCCGGCTGAGCGCGCCAAGGAGCAATTTCCGGCCGTTATCGCCTCGGAATTTGGTAAAGGACGCGTCGTCTTTTTCCCGGCCTCGGTCGACAAGGGGATGTTTTTCTATCCCGACGGCTACATGCGACAGATGCTGGCGAACGCAGCCCAATGGGCGGCGCGCGACGATCGGCCGGATGTGGAAGTGGACGGGCCGCTGATTCTCACCACCACCTATCGCCGCCAGCCAGATAAAAAACGCACGATCGTGCATCTGCTAAACCAGGCCAGTAGCTGGGGCATGCACTCGACCTATCAAAAGCTGGCCCCGCCGCCCGAGGAATTGAACAAGCATTGGGGCTTTCCGAATCAGTCCGAGTTGCGTGGCACATGGCCAGTGCGCGAGGAGATCATTCCGCTCTCGGGCATCCGCGTCCGTTGTCGTGTGCCTGGCGTGACCAAGGCGACGCTCGAGCCCGGTTCGATCGATCTGCCGATCAGCAAGACAGACAACGGTTTAGAAGTGATCGTAAACGATCTTGGTATGCACTCGATGGTAGTATTCGAATGAGAGTTCGGACGTGGATCGTTTTAACAATCTTATGCGCGGGCATTGCACAGGCTTGCGCGGGCGATGAGCAGCCAGTCGCTTTTCGTACGATCGACGATTTGTGGTCGGGCTTTGATCCGCGGGCCTTGCCGCTGGAAGTCGAAGTGATCAAGGCCTGGGACGAAGGTGATGTCCACCTGGAGACGATCTATTTCACCGGCGAGGTGTTCGAAGGCGAAAAAACGCGCGTCTTCGGGTACATCGGCCGTCCTAAGAACATCGCCGGCACGACGCCGGGCATCTTGCACATTCACGGCGGTGGGCAGACGGCCAATCTGGATTGGCCGCGGTTCTGGGCACGCCGTGGGTACATTTCGTTCAGCTTCGATTTTTGCGGCAACACGAATTTACCAACGCTGGGCCCCGAGTATCGACGCGAGCGTTACACGCTGTGGGGTAAGGTGCCTGCCAACATGATGGAAGTCAGCGGCGGCCGGGAAATGAAGCCGACACCGCGCTATAACCCTTGGTACCATTGGAACATGGCAGCGCGGCGCGGACTGACGTTGCTCGAAGCGCAGCCAGGGATCGACGGCGAGCGGCTGGGTATTTTCGGTATTTCGATGGGGGGCACGCTGACCTGGATGGTCGCGGCTGTTGATCCGCGCGTGAAGGCGGCGGTGCCGATCTATGGCAACGGCTGGGAATCGTACTCGGCCTATCCGCCCCAGCCTGAGCCGGAAGTCAGCGAGGATAACCGGCTGTGGCGGGCCTTGATCGCGCCAGAGACTCATGCACCGCGCATCAGTTGTCCGGTGCTCTTCATGAGCGCGACTGACGACTTTCACGGCAAAATGGATCTTGGCTATCGCACGCTCGACCTGCTCAAGTCGCCCATTCGCCGGCAAGTTTTCACGCCCAACTATGACCATCACATCGAGCCGGCCGAAGCCCGTTCGCTGCCGCTGTGGATGGACGTGCATCTGCGCGGGACACCTGCGGAGTGGCCCGCCGCACCACAGATCGAGTTTACTGCCGCGGATGAGGACGGCGTGCCACGTGTGCGCGTCACGGCCGCGGCAGAGTCTGACCCGGTAACGCGCGTCGATATCTATTACGCGTTATCGAACGATTGGCCGATGACCCGCTTCTGGCGAACGATCGAAAACGTGCAGCCCAGCGATGGCGTCTGGATGGGCGCCACCGCGTGTCTGGATGCGAGCGATGTGCTGACCGCGTTCGCCAACGTTACGTACGCCACGGGCATCCGGCAAAGCTCGCGCCTTGCGCGAAGGTCCGTGGCGGAAATCGCCAGGGCACGCCCGACGCTCGTGCGATCGGCCCTGATCGACGCAATGGACACCTCGACCGATTGGAACTGGGTGCCGGCTTATACCGACCCGAATCAGGGAGACACGGCATTTTTCGCTCCCTGGACCGGCGCCGACGGCGAGCGTGGTTTTACGCTCGATCCAAAAATGTTTCCACACGAGCGGGCCACGAGCTACTACTTCGGCACTCGCAAAATCGGCGATCCGCAATTTCGCGGCCAGGCGGGCGCAATGCTAGCGATCGATTATCCGGCGGATCGCGCGCCGGATAAACTCACCATTCGCGTGAGACATCGAGTGCCGGGCGAGCACAGCCAGGAGTTCGAGACAACGGTGCTACCGCAGCCCGACGGCGCAGATACGCCTGCGACTGAAACGGAGTCGCCCGACACGGTGCCCTGGCGCACGCTACGGTTGGAAGTAGGCCAGTTTCACAATGCTCAAAAGGTCGGGCTTCCGGATTGGGAGCACGTTGAATACTTCATTCTGCAAGGAACGAACTCGCCCGGGCATCCGCCGGTGTTTAAGCGGTTGCGATGGGAACCAAAGCCATAGTTCGTCGTTGACGAGTTGGCATTATTGCTGCCATTGGACCGACACGTTGGCCCACGTCGCGCGATGGCGTTTGATCAACAGGACGACCGCCGGCTTCGTACTATCAATCCCGCCAGCGCCAGTTGCGGATCTCGGGCATGTCTTCGCCGTAGGTGCGGATATAGCGCTTGTGGTCGATCAGTTTGTCGCGGCAGAATTGTTTGACGTAGGCTCCTTTGTCTCCCACCTGCGGCAAGCGGTCGATGGCGTCCATCACCAGGTGAAAACGATCTAAATCGTTGAGCACGGCCATATCGAACGGGGTCGTGATCGTCCCCTCCTCCTTGTAGCCGCGGACGTGCATGTTGTCGTGGTTCGCGCGGCGGTACGCCAGTCGGTGA is part of the Pirellulales bacterium genome and encodes:
- a CDS encoding dienelactone hydrolase family protein; this translates as MRVRTWIVLTILCAGIAQACAGDEQPVAFRTIDDLWSGFDPRALPLEVEVIKAWDEGDVHLETIYFTGEVFEGEKTRVFGYIGRPKNIAGTTPGILHIHGGGQTANLDWPRFWARRGYISFSFDFCGNTNLPTLGPEYRRERYTLWGKVPANMMEVSGGREMKPTPRYNPWYHWNMAARRGLTLLEAQPGIDGERLGIFGISMGGTLTWMVAAVDPRVKAAVPIYGNGWESYSAYPPQPEPEVSEDNRLWRALIAPETHAPRISCPVLFMSATDDFHGKMDLGYRTLDLLKSPIRRQVFTPNYDHHIEPAEARSLPLWMDVHLRGTPAEWPAAPQIEFTAADEDGVPRVRVTAAAESDPVTRVDIYYALSNDWPMTRFWRTIENVQPSDGVWMGATACLDASDVLTAFANVTYATGIRQSSRLARRSVAEIARARPTLVRSALIDAMDTSTDWNWVPAYTDPNQGDTAFFAPWTGADGERGFTLDPKMFPHERATSYYFGTRKIGDPQFRGQAGAMLAIDYPADRAPDKLTIRVRHRVPGEHSQEFETTVLPQPDGADTPATETESPDTVPWRTLRLEVGQFHNAQKVGLPDWEHVEYFILQGTNSPGHPPVFKRLRWEPKP
- a CDS encoding beta-galactosidase trimerization domain-containing protein; the protein is QTRALYAQGALPVYFSHTLGAFRSYQEKHLPVRVLTEHDLEDADLQGIRVLVLPNVACMSSRAAEVVRRFVASGGGLVATFETSLYDENYEKRADFALADLFRAQYLSTDTVSQRVENLYLSLAADHPIVNDPLIKSKQNTAWLNPGNPPDKGTLALIASAAAVKPLDGGEVLATYRVNLPAERAKEQFPAVIASEFGKGRVVFFPASVDKGMFFYPDGYMRQMLANAAQWAARDDRPDVEVDGPLILTTTYRRQPDKKRTIVHLLNQASSWGMHSTYQKLAPPPEELNKHWGFPNQSELRGTWPVREEIIPLSGIRVRCRVPGVTKATLEPGSIDLPISKTDNGLEVIVNDLGMHSMVVFE